ACCGTGCTCAGCAGCAGGTTCTCGGTCTGGAAGTAGCGCAGGATCTGGCCGCGGGTCGCGCCCAGCGCCCGCCGGGTGCCGATCATCCGGGTGCGCTGTTGCACCCAGAAGCTGGCCAGTCCGACAATGCCGAACGCGGTCACCACGAGCAAGCCGACGCACACGCCGGCCAGCAACTGGATCATCGACCGGTCCTGACGGTAGTACGCATCGCGCTGATCACTCAGCAGCTTTTGCTCGCGCACCAGGCGCTTCATGCCGGGGCTGTTGTGCAGCAGCTTCTCAGCGGCGGCCTTGAGCGCAGCCTCGCGTTGCGCCGGATCCACCCGAAGCAGGTAGCTGCCGGACCGATAACCCGGTCGCAGCGGCAGGATCATCGTGTTCGCGCTCGATTCCTCGCCGCTGCCCGGATTCGGCGCGACCAGCCGGTCCACCACGCCGACGATGCGATGCGGCTCGTCGCTGAACACATACAGGCCTTGCCCCAGCGCCGACCCGTTGGGAAACAGCCGGCGCGCCATCTCGCGGTTGATGATGATGGCGGGCACCTGCGGCGGATTGGCGCCTTCCAGACGCGACATCTCCACGAACTCCGACGGCAGGAAATCCCGTCCCTCGGTCAGCCGGAGGC
The Roseateles amylovorans genome window above contains:
- a CDS encoding ABC transporter permease; the protein is MDILPILSTLKRHKTAAGLIVLQIALTCAIVCNALFLISERIDRISEPSGLAEDELIVMQVSGMTRVDNDGPQTQSDLQALRQIPGVKQVSIANQIPYGQQSSYSGVRLRPGDNENANLTAANYLAGENFLETSGLRLTEGRDFLPSEFVEMSRLEGANPPQVPAIIINREMARRLFPNGSALGQGLYVFSDEPHRIVGVVDRLVAPNPGSGEESSANTMILPLRPGYRSGSYLLRVDPAQREAALKAAAEKLLHNSPGMKRLVREQKLLSDQRDAYYRQDRSMIQLLAGVCVGLLVVTAFGIVGLASFWVQQRTRMIGTRRALGATRGQILRYFQTENLLLSTVGIVIGMVGAYGISLLLMRYYELPRLPALYLPIGALVLWTLGQIAVFGPARRAAALPPVVALRGG